In Methanosarcina siciliae T4/M, one genomic interval encodes:
- a CDS encoding cation-translocating P-type ATPase — MKKELAGNKNQICSPRGDEHLISYSEFLQRLDVNENGLSGQEATRRLEECGPNVLEESGKESIFKRYIRQFRNFFSILLTVGALLSFLGEYLDPGQGNLYIGVALVGVVFLNGTFTFVQEYQAAKTMESFRQLLPPHAKVLRDGKVRDVLASELVVGDVILLEEGDKVPADGRLIETNALKVDNSALTGESEPQLRSIECTHEDMLECRNMVFSGTLVQSGNGKAIIFGTGQDTQIGSLATLTEQTTSVDTPIRKELNHFIKIISAIAIFLGITFFLLAFFLQDIFLASLIFAIGIIVANVPEGLLPTVTLALSLASRRMATRNALIKQLESVETLGSTTVICTDKTGTLTQNRMAVNSLILGFESLEKEKPSSPQEGGESGAKELTGNPGWAPEKIPPIFIRVAGLCNNAKLYEAPPGYTGDPTEGALLVFANGFVDVKALQREYPRQEEFPFDSLTRRMEVVCRTPEGKLEVYLKGAPEVVVQMCGSVLESGELRKLDETGQKELLDRHLKLAEKGERIIALAFRQAESQKEYTGDFIFLGFIGIIDPPRPEAREAIAKCHAAGIKVVMITGDHPVTAESIARDVGLAAFGTPEIITGDELKALSRTELASRLKNPSIVFARTSPVQKLKIVQLFQAEGEIVTMTGDGVNDAPAIKNADMGVAMGSGTDVAREAADMVLLDDNFATIVNAVEEGRTVFDNIKKFIAYILTSNIPEILPFIAFVLFSIPLPMTVQLILAIDLGTDILPAIALGVEKGEGDIMKRPPRPRDEKLLTSQVLFTSYGVKGPIEAAAGFFCYFAVLFGGGWTFGEQLANSDLIYMQAITAFFSAVIICQIANVFVSRTRFQSVFSMGLFSNRMVLLGIASELLILALIIWNPVANLIFNTAPIDFKYMLLAVPFAVFLLGTDELRKYLLRKNVGWVTRFFKW; from the coding sequence ATGAAAAAGGAGTTGGCTGGAAATAAAAATCAGATATGTTCTCCTCGAGGCGATGAACATTTAATTTCTTACTCTGAATTCCTGCAGAGGCTAGATGTAAATGAAAACGGGCTCAGTGGACAGGAAGCTACCCGCAGACTCGAGGAGTGCGGTCCAAATGTCCTTGAAGAAAGCGGAAAAGAAAGTATATTTAAGAGATACATCCGGCAGTTCCGCAATTTTTTCTCCATCCTGCTGACGGTAGGAGCCCTCCTATCTTTTCTTGGCGAATACCTTGACCCCGGGCAGGGAAATCTATATATAGGAGTTGCGCTTGTCGGGGTCGTTTTCCTTAACGGGACTTTCACGTTTGTACAGGAGTACCAGGCTGCAAAGACAATGGAAAGTTTCCGGCAGCTTCTACCCCCTCATGCAAAAGTTCTCAGGGACGGAAAGGTACGTGACGTTCTGGCTTCAGAGCTTGTGGTGGGGGACGTCATCCTGCTCGAAGAGGGAGATAAGGTCCCTGCAGATGGACGGTTAATTGAGACCAATGCCCTGAAAGTGGACAATTCTGCCCTGACCGGAGAATCCGAGCCGCAGTTGCGCTCTATAGAGTGTACTCATGAAGATATGCTGGAATGCCGGAATATGGTCTTTTCCGGAACTCTTGTACAGAGCGGGAATGGTAAAGCCATTATTTTCGGAACCGGACAGGACACGCAGATCGGAAGCCTGGCAACGCTTACGGAGCAGACCACCTCCGTAGATACTCCTATCCGGAAGGAACTCAACCATTTCATAAAGATTATTTCAGCAATTGCGATTTTCCTTGGAATTACTTTTTTCCTGCTCGCATTTTTTCTCCAGGACATCTTTCTTGCAAGCCTTATCTTTGCTATAGGGATCATTGTTGCCAATGTTCCGGAAGGGCTCTTGCCCACAGTTACGCTTGCTCTAAGCCTTGCTTCCAGAAGAATGGCTACCCGTAATGCCCTTATAAAGCAGCTTGAGTCCGTAGAGACTCTCGGCTCAACTACTGTGATCTGTACGGACAAGACCGGAACCCTGACCCAGAACAGGATGGCAGTAAATTCTCTTATCCTGGGGTTTGAAAGTCTGGAAAAGGAAAAACCTTCCAGTCCTCAGGAAGGCGGTGAGTCGGGCGCAAAAGAACTTACAGGAAATCCCGGCTGGGCTCCGGAAAAGATCCCTCCGATTTTCATAAGGGTTGCAGGGCTCTGTAATAATGCAAAGCTTTACGAAGCTCCTCCCGGATATACCGGGGACCCGACCGAAGGGGCACTTCTAGTTTTTGCGAATGGTTTCGTAGATGTAAAGGCTCTCCAGCGCGAGTATCCGAGACAGGAGGAGTTTCCTTTCGATTCTCTTACCCGCAGGATGGAAGTTGTCTGCCGCACACCCGAAGGCAAACTTGAGGTCTACCTTAAAGGCGCTCCCGAAGTTGTTGTGCAGATGTGCGGGTCGGTTCTGGAGTCCGGAGAACTCCGAAAACTGGATGAAACCGGGCAAAAAGAGCTTCTTGACAGGCACCTGAAGCTGGCAGAAAAGGGAGAAAGGATAATTGCCCTCGCCTTCAGACAGGCAGAATCCCAAAAAGAGTATACAGGAGATTTCATTTTCCTTGGTTTCATCGGAATTATAGACCCTCCGCGTCCTGAAGCCAGAGAAGCTATTGCAAAATGCCATGCAGCAGGGATCAAAGTTGTCATGATCACAGGCGATCACCCGGTTACTGCAGAATCAATAGCTAGAGATGTAGGGCTTGCAGCATTCGGGACTCCTGAGATCATTACCGGAGACGAGCTGAAAGCCCTTTCCCGCACAGAGCTTGCATCGCGGCTCAAAAATCCAAGCATTGTTTTTGCCCGGACCTCCCCTGTACAGAAACTGAAAATTGTACAGCTCTTTCAGGCTGAAGGCGAGATCGTGACCATGACCGGCGATGGGGTGAACGATGCTCCTGCTATAAAAAATGCCGATATGGGGGTAGCCATGGGCAGCGGCACGGATGTGGCCCGCGAGGCTGCCGACATGGTACTTCTGGACGATAATTTTGCTACGATAGTAAACGCCGTCGAAGAAGGCAGAACCGTTTTTGATAACATAAAGAAGTTTATTGCTTACATCCTTACGAGTAACATCCCCGAAATCCTGCCGTTCATAGCCTTTGTTCTCTTTTCAATTCCCCTCCCCATGACTGTTCAGCTTATCCTGGCAATCGATCTCGGGACTGATATCCTGCCTGCCATTGCGCTGGGGGTGGAAAAAGGAGAGGGCGATATCATGAAGAGACCCCCCAGACCACGGGATGAAAAATTATTAACCTCGCAGGTGCTTTTTACGTCCTACGGGGTGAAGGGACCCATAGAAGCTGCTGCAGGTTTCTTCTGTTATTTTGCCGTACTTTTTGGAGGAGGCTGGACTTTCGGCGAACAGCTTGCAAACAGTGATCTCATTTATATGCAAGCAATAACCGCTTTCTTCTCAGCCGTAATTATCTGCCAGATTGCCAATGTATTTGTTTCAAGAACCAGGTTCCAGTCCGTATTTTCAATGGGCCTTTTCAGCAATCGCATGGTTCTCCTGGGAATTGCAAGTGAACTCCTGATTCTTGCCCTCATTATCTGGAACCCGGTTGCTAACCTTATCTTCAATACCGCCCCCATTGACTTCAAGTACATGCTGCTTGCCGTTCCTTTTGCGGTTTTCCTGCTTGGGACCGATGAACTCAGGAAATATCTCCTGAGAAAAAATGTAGGCTGGGTAACAAGATTCTTTAAATGGTGA
- the mtaA gene encoding methylcobamide:CoM methyltransferase MtaA, with protein MSEFTLKTRLLAALKGESVDKVPVCSVTQTGIVELMDEVGAPWPEAHTNPELMAKLALANYELSGLEAVRVPYCLTVLVEAMGCEINMGTKNRQPSVTGHPFPKALDGAAVPADLLQKGRIPAVLEAIKIIREKVGPDVPIVGGMEGPITVASDLVSVKSFMKWSIKKPDLFEQSLDLATEASIIYANAMVEAGADIIAIADPVASPDLMSPDSFKQYLQSRLQKFSSGVNGVTVLHVCGNVNPILSYMADCGFEGLSVEEKIGSVKKAKEVIGTRARLVGNISSPFTLLPGPIDKIKAESKQALEDGVDVLAPGCGIAPMTPLENIKAMVEARNEFYA; from the coding sequence ATGAGCGAATTCACACTTAAAACAAGACTTTTAGCCGCCCTGAAAGGCGAATCTGTTGACAAAGTACCTGTTTGTTCCGTGACCCAGACCGGAATTGTAGAACTCATGGACGAAGTCGGTGCCCCCTGGCCTGAAGCCCACACCAACCCCGAGCTTATGGCAAAGCTGGCACTCGCCAACTACGAACTCAGCGGACTTGAAGCCGTAAGGGTTCCCTATTGCCTTACTGTCCTTGTAGAAGCCATGGGCTGTGAGATCAACATGGGTACCAAGAACAGGCAGCCCTCTGTTACCGGTCACCCCTTCCCCAAAGCCCTCGATGGCGCAGCCGTACCTGCAGATCTCCTGCAGAAGGGCAGAATCCCGGCAGTCCTCGAAGCAATCAAGATCATCAGGGAAAAAGTCGGCCCTGACGTGCCAATCGTTGGCGGTATGGAAGGTCCTATCACAGTCGCTTCTGACCTTGTAAGTGTAAAATCCTTCATGAAATGGTCCATTAAAAAACCTGACCTCTTTGAACAGTCTCTTGACCTCGCAACTGAAGCTTCAATCATCTATGCAAACGCCATGGTAGAAGCCGGTGCAGACATTATTGCTATTGCAGACCCTGTCGCATCCCCTGACCTTATGAGCCCTGACTCCTTCAAGCAGTACCTCCAGTCCAGGCTGCAGAAGTTCTCCTCCGGCGTTAACGGCGTAACTGTCCTTCACGTCTGCGGAAACGTGAACCCGATCCTCAGCTACATGGCAGACTGCGGTTTTGAAGGTCTCAGCGTTGAAGAAAAGATCGGCAGCGTAAAGAAAGCAAAGGAAGTCATAGGAACCAGAGCAAGGTTAGTAGGAAACATTTCCAGCCCCTTCACCCTGCTGCCCGGCCCTATTGACAAGATCAAAGCCGAATCCAAGCAGGCCCTTGAAGACGGTGTCGATGTACTCGCCCCGGGCTGTGGTATTGCACCCATGACCCCTCTCGAGAACATCAAAGCCATGGTCGAAGCAAGAAACGAATTCTACGCCTGA
- a CDS encoding methylamine methyltransferase corrinoid protein reductive activase, with translation MRTGVAIDLGTSGFRAQKIDLESGEIKKTVITLRNPLPGANVMDHLDFAIHYGLDKAHGLSATAVKNILTELGAKPEEMEKFSICGNPIQLSIFQGIPIEDLAYAGERKKQKYHIEEQNRDARVVPLAEIVGFEEFKNCKLFVPPAIKHEVGADALALIVKAGMVESDEVAIATDYGTNAEMALKSNGVIYTGSAAAGPALEGQEIEYGSIASPHTICDVEFEGENLRCYVLDRDMKTTMGDLVNPKTGEVVEKGEVTAKGITGTGVIALIEAGMRNKLIVLPKIQTPEKIIHLQNGIKFTEKDLIAAGRAIGALRAGHITLCSAAGIEMEDLKVAHMSGAAGTYMDAAKAHQVGMIPYNANYVSQIGNTSLTVAREILLSEERLWELQTIAKEIVGTHVMFATSEAFKEAYLLELAYWNEGMAFKMLQKFLKKKKLPMISEPSTILKIDRQVERDIPELGEEGLEVLEKVGTYLTMVIEDCQGCKKCAKVCPNGALRMEDNGFVKIRTDLCDGANCQRCLHACPDDRFKWENLTVAGL, from the coding sequence ATGAGAACAGGAGTTGCAATTGACCTGGGCACCAGCGGATTCAGAGCTCAGAAAATTGACCTGGAAAGCGGCGAGATTAAGAAAACCGTGATAACTCTCCGGAACCCTCTGCCGGGAGCAAACGTGATGGACCACCTTGACTTTGCGATCCACTACGGACTTGACAAAGCTCATGGGCTCTCAGCAACAGCGGTCAAAAATATCCTTACGGAACTCGGAGCAAAACCCGAAGAGATGGAGAAGTTCTCAATTTGCGGAAACCCGATCCAGCTTTCTATCTTTCAGGGAATTCCTATCGAAGACCTGGCATACGCAGGCGAGCGTAAGAAGCAGAAGTATCACATTGAAGAACAGAACAGAGACGCCAGGGTAGTCCCTCTTGCTGAAATTGTGGGGTTTGAAGAATTTAAGAACTGCAAATTGTTTGTGCCCCCTGCCATTAAACACGAGGTCGGAGCCGACGCCCTTGCCCTAATAGTTAAGGCAGGCATGGTCGAGAGCGATGAAGTCGCAATCGCTACGGACTACGGGACAAACGCCGAAATGGCCCTGAAATCAAACGGGGTTATTTACACCGGATCGGCTGCGGCCGGGCCTGCTCTCGAAGGCCAGGAAATAGAATACGGATCCATTGCCTCCCCGCACACTATCTGTGATGTCGAATTTGAAGGAGAGAACCTGCGCTGTTATGTGCTTGATCGGGACATGAAAACAACCATGGGAGATCTTGTAAACCCGAAGACCGGAGAGGTTGTGGAAAAAGGAGAGGTCACTGCAAAAGGAATTACAGGAACAGGAGTTATTGCTCTTATCGAAGCCGGGATGAGGAACAAACTGATAGTTCTTCCGAAAATTCAGACTCCTGAAAAAATAATTCACCTCCAGAACGGGATTAAATTCACCGAAAAAGACCTTATCGCTGCCGGAAGAGCCATAGGAGCCCTCCGGGCGGGGCACATCACACTCTGTTCAGCTGCTGGAATTGAAATGGAAGACCTCAAAGTAGCCCATATGTCAGGAGCTGCCGGGACTTACATGGATGCTGCAAAAGCCCATCAAGTAGGAATGATCCCGTACAATGCCAATTATGTCTCCCAGATCGGAAACACCTCTCTGACCGTTGCCAGAGAAATCCTGCTTTCCGAAGAAAGGCTCTGGGAGCTGCAGACAATTGCAAAGGAAATAGTGGGCACACATGTGATGTTTGCAACCTCCGAAGCCTTTAAGGAAGCTTATCTACTGGAACTTGCCTACTGGAACGAGGGTATGGCATTCAAAATGCTCCAGAAGTTCCTGAAAAAGAAAAAACTCCCGATGATCAGCGAACCTTCAACTATCCTGAAAATCGACCGCCAGGTCGAAAGGGATATTCCGGAACTCGGAGAAGAAGGGCTTGAAGTGCTCGAAAAAGTCGGGACCTACCTTACCATGGTCATTGAGGATTGCCAGGGCTGCAAGAAGTGTGCAAAGGTATGCCCGAACGGAGCTCTCAGAATGGAGGATAACGGGTTTGTGAAAATAAGGACCGACCTCTGTGACGGAGCAAACTGCCAGCGCTGCCTGCATGCCTGCCCTGATGACAGGTTCAAATGGGAAAACCTGACTGTTGCAGGACTTTGA
- a CDS encoding GTP-binding protein translates to MEVIVVGGFLGSGKTTTIINMGKYLAEKGKKVAIIVNEIGEVGIDGDVINRFGFDTKEITSGCICCTLKVGLRTTMNLLTKEYKPDIVMIEPTGIAFPNVIRTEVELMNLGEDVKVAPLVTLIDGSRFKNLMKEVKEFAMRQIIDAEILGINKVDLIEPIRIPILEASVQQLNPKARVVLLSGKDTGERFKNFMQLVLPEIKENQEKTQVTTQKEKPVPSEIQETEDSIKASGVGSYAAEFEIKDGGNLSTEASRELTTELMNTIKEKVLELNPEFLGHIKLFLDNGMETVKQSVTIYYEEPQEEIIKSKEGSTPTFKILSAVSNVEKEALKDAVNSSVHETFEKKGIDVHKVENGHDHEHEHHEHEHHGHEHHEHVQRITDIKSRKK, encoded by the coding sequence GTGGAAGTCATTGTTGTTGGAGGTTTCCTGGGAAGCGGGAAGACAACCACCATTATCAATATGGGTAAGTACCTGGCAGAAAAAGGAAAAAAAGTTGCCATTATTGTAAATGAGATCGGCGAAGTAGGGATTGACGGGGACGTGATCAACAGGTTCGGGTTCGATACCAAGGAGATTACAAGCGGATGTATCTGCTGTACCCTGAAAGTCGGGCTGAGGACAACAATGAACCTTCTGACAAAAGAATACAAGCCCGATATCGTGATGATCGAACCCACAGGAATTGCGTTCCCGAACGTTATCAGGACCGAAGTCGAACTTATGAATCTTGGAGAAGATGTAAAAGTTGCCCCCCTCGTGACCCTGATCGACGGCAGCCGCTTCAAGAATCTGATGAAAGAGGTAAAAGAATTTGCCATGAGGCAGATTATTGATGCCGAAATTCTGGGGATAAACAAGGTGGACCTGATAGAACCTATCCGGATCCCGATCCTTGAAGCTTCGGTGCAGCAGCTGAACCCCAAAGCCAGGGTGGTTTTGCTTTCAGGAAAGGATACGGGGGAAAGGTTTAAGAATTTCATGCAGCTGGTTCTTCCTGAGATCAAGGAAAATCAGGAAAAAACTCAGGTAACCACCCAGAAAGAAAAGCCCGTACCTTCTGAAATTCAGGAAACCGAGGATTCCATCAAAGCTTCCGGGGTCGGCAGCTATGCTGCAGAGTTTGAAATAAAGGATGGAGGGAATCTGAGCACGGAGGCTTCAAGGGAGCTCACTACTGAATTGATGAATACGATAAAAGAAAAAGTTCTGGAGCTGAACCCCGAATTTTTAGGACATATCAAACTCTTTTTGGACAACGGGATGGAAACCGTAAAACAAAGCGTGACCATCTATTATGAAGAGCCCCAGGAAGAGATAATTAAGTCAAAAGAAGGCTCCACCCCGACATTCAAAATCCTCTCCGCTGTTTCAAACGTTGAGAAGGAAGCTCTGAAAGATGCTGTGAACAGTTCGGTACACGAAACCTTTGAGAAAAAGGGAATAGATGTACATAAAGTAGAAAATGGACATGATCATGAACATGAGCATCACGAACATGAGCATCACGGACATGAGCATCACGAACATGTACAGAGAATCACTGATATTAAAAGCAGAAAAAAGTAA
- a CDS encoding helix-turn-helix transcriptional regulator → MYIDEIKDTLNVKACAVMPQIKKLKDMDIIVQKGSAYELSDIGEVIVEKMLPLTSLLDVFDGNKDYWSKHDRSPIPRHLIQKIDMLGKCTLEEPDLDHLFEFPKQLRERLSSSKNLTSFYSYFCPDCPAIQAECAEDGADVHLILDEKVYNRMKNDFEDEYNTCLKNGVSLYIYSGKVRPSSFMVSDNFMLLKLFGKDGEFDHRKIMSFTPSALEWGRELAQYYIDRSEKII, encoded by the coding sequence ATGTACATTGATGAGATCAAGGATACTCTTAATGTAAAGGCGTGTGCGGTGATGCCACAGATAAAAAAACTGAAGGATATGGATATAATCGTGCAGAAAGGAAGTGCCTACGAACTCTCGGATATCGGAGAGGTTATCGTTGAAAAGATGCTCCCTCTCACTTCTCTTCTGGATGTTTTTGACGGGAATAAGGACTACTGGTCAAAACATGACCGATCCCCGATCCCGAGGCACCTGATACAGAAGATAGACATGCTTGGGAAATGTACTCTGGAAGAGCCTGATCTGGACCATCTCTTTGAATTCCCAAAGCAATTGCGGGAAAGGCTTTCCAGTTCTAAAAACCTTACGTCCTTTTATTCTTATTTCTGCCCCGATTGCCCTGCAATTCAGGCAGAATGTGCAGAGGACGGGGCTGATGTACATCTTATCCTTGATGAAAAGGTCTATAACAGAATGAAAAACGACTTTGAAGACGAATATAATACCTGCTTGAAAAACGGGGTTTCTCTTTACATTTACTCCGGTAAGGTAAGGCCTTCTTCCTTCATGGTTTCGGACAACTTCATGTTATTGAAGCTCTTTGGAAAAGATGGCGAGTTTGACCACAGAAAGATCATGAGTTTCACCCCGAGTGCTCTGGAATGGGGCAGGGAACTTGCCCAGTATTACATTGACCGCTCGGAGAAAATCATCTAA